Proteins co-encoded in one Candidatus Limnocylindrales bacterium genomic window:
- a CDS encoding NnrU family protein, giving the protein MPPWAWILVWAFLFGVTHMAIASVRLRPMLVGRLGEGPYLGLYSLVAAATFVPMVSVYLAHIHDGPLLWSLRGSAPIHWLSMLFSGAMFSMVIAALVQPSPASLGPRKHVRAYGLTRITRHPLFMSLGLWALGHLLVNGFAADVAFFGSVFLIGLVGCMHQDARKRVTERGTLDAFFAETSLLPFVAIAQGRTRFVPSEMPWIALAVGVVVSTILYQLHDWLFR; this is encoded by the coding sequence ATGCCGCCGTGGGCGTGGATCCTGGTGTGGGCGTTCCTGTTCGGCGTCACGCACATGGCCATCGCTTCGGTGCGCCTGCGGCCGATGCTGGTCGGCAGGCTGGGCGAAGGGCCCTACCTCGGCCTGTATTCCCTGGTGGCGGCGGCGACGTTCGTGCCGATGGTATCGGTATATCTTGCGCACATTCATGACGGGCCGCTGCTGTGGAGCCTGCGCGGCTCCGCGCCCATCCACTGGCTGTCGATGCTGTTCTCGGGTGCGATGTTCTCGATGGTCATCGCCGCGCTGGTCCAGCCGAGCCCGGCATCGCTGGGGCCGCGCAAGCACGTGCGCGCGTACGGCCTGACGCGCATCACGCGCCACCCGCTGTTCATGTCGCTCGGCCTGTGGGCGCTGGGACACCTGCTCGTCAACGGGTTCGCGGCCGACGTGGCGTTCTTCGGCAGCGTCTTCTTGATCGGCCTCGTCGGCTGCATGCACCAGGATGCACGCAAGCGGGTGACGGAGCGCGGCACGCTCGACGCGTTCTTCGCCGAGACATCGCTGCTGCCGTTCGTCGCCATCGCGCAGGGACGAACGCGATTCGTGCCTTCGGAGATGCCGTGGATCGCGCTGGCGGTGGGCGTGGTGGTGTCGACGATACTCTACCAGCTGCACGACTGGCTGTTCCGCTAG
- a CDS encoding pyridoxamine 5'-phosphate oxidase family protein, which produces MSVAVTVDDLRAEIGRFGPTPYLLTVSDDGRPHSVAVTVAWGGEELVMKCGRRTAANLRARPLVSLLWPPIEPGGYSLIVDGDARMEGTGDAAVVAVAPTRGVLHRPSAEAPRPGASCADDCVRLR; this is translated from the coding sequence ATGAGCGTTGCGGTGACCGTCGATGACCTTCGCGCCGAGATCGGCCGCTTCGGACCCACGCCGTACCTGCTGACCGTCTCCGACGACGGCCGCCCGCACTCGGTGGCGGTGACGGTAGCGTGGGGAGGCGAGGAACTGGTCATGAAGTGCGGCCGCCGCACCGCCGCCAACCTTCGCGCACGGCCGCTGGTCAGCCTGCTGTGGCCGCCCATCGAGCCCGGCGGCTACAGCCTGATCGTCGACGGCGATGCACGCATGGAGGGCACGGGAGACGCAGCCGTCGTGGCCGTGGCGCCCACGCGTGGCGTGCTGCATCGGCCGTCGGCCGAAGCCCCCAGGCCCGGCGCCAGCTGCGCCGACGACTGCGTGCGCCTGCGCTGA
- a CDS encoding molybdenum cofactor guanylyltransferase gives MTTTTEPSARSRIDALLIAGGRSRRFGADKRHALLGTRTLAEIALAKLRAVADGDVFVAGAGALVRPAPVIFVEDAQRGRGPLAGIAGGLLRASFGVIVMPCDAPFVHVDTLATLARLGRRSGRAAVLRGARGWEPLVAFYPKSVLPALLGALREGLLAPHRLLARLGALAVSAPSAAETWNINRAGDFEHALRRLALAAVVARPDVATTEA, from the coding sequence GTGACTACGACTACTGAGCCTTCCGCGCGTTCTCGGATCGACGCGCTGCTGATCGCCGGCGGCCGCTCGCGCCGCTTCGGCGCCGACAAGCGCCACGCGCTGCTCGGCACACGCACGCTGGCCGAGATCGCGCTAGCCAAGCTGCGCGCGGTGGCCGACGGCGACGTGTTCGTGGCCGGGGCCGGGGCGCTCGTGCGGCCGGCGCCTGTGATCTTCGTCGAGGACGCCCAGCGCGGGCGAGGGCCCCTTGCCGGCATCGCCGGCGGCCTGCTGCGTGCGAGCTTCGGCGTGATCGTGATGCCCTGCGATGCGCCGTTCGTGCACGTGGACACGCTGGCGACGCTGGCGCGGCTGGGACGCCGCAGCGGGCGTGCCGCCGTGCTGCGCGGCGCGCGCGGCTGGGAGCCGCTCGTGGCCTTCTATCCGAAGTCGGTTTTGCCGGCGCTGCTCGGTGCGCTAAGGGAGGGACTGCTGGCTCCGCACCGGCTGCTCGCGCGGCTCGGCGCGCTCGCGGTCTCGGCCCCGTCGGCGGCCGAGACCTGGAACATCAACCGCGCCGGCGATTTCGAGCACGCGCTGCGCCGGCTCGCGCTCGCTGCCGTCGTGGCGAGGCCGGACGTGGCGACGACCGAGGCGTGA
- a CDS encoding M23 family metallopeptidase: MTASLAAAEPAYLPYYVVMDPPIVYPGAVVRLQVRAPRDASTGTVTIAGRRFQGEIANGVFTGFFAVDIDTLPGPYELRYDIGSRSGTRVVTVRARRFDDAGLWKGGISREDQAVEELTVRNIALLALWSRTNLTRLWNGGFRTPVGGGNIHTPFGVRRTDDERVGAPHTAVDLVGGSGETVVASNWGTVALVGQAPNGKFVAIDHGLGLYTFYSGLGEVAVEQGRSVNGGTAIGRMPQERSVLHFGARLGGAHVDPITLPGIDLKVPDLPAEARRQPKEERFRTSDYDY, translated from the coding sequence ATGACCGCTTCGCTCGCTGCGGCCGAGCCGGCCTACCTGCCCTACTACGTGGTGATGGATCCGCCCATCGTCTATCCGGGCGCGGTGGTTCGTCTGCAGGTGCGCGCACCGAGGGACGCCAGCACCGGCACCGTCACCATCGCGGGTCGCCGCTTCCAAGGCGAGATCGCCAACGGCGTCTTCACCGGCTTCTTCGCCGTCGACATCGACACGCTGCCTGGCCCCTACGAGCTGCGCTACGACATCGGCTCGCGCAGCGGCACTCGCGTAGTGACGGTGCGTGCGCGCCGCTTTGACGACGCAGGGCTGTGGAAGGGCGGGATCTCGCGAGAGGATCAGGCCGTCGAGGAGCTGACCGTTCGCAACATCGCGCTGCTGGCGCTGTGGAGCCGCACGAACCTGACGCGCTTGTGGAACGGCGGCTTTCGCACGCCCGTGGGCGGCGGAAACATCCATACGCCCTTTGGCGTGCGCAGGACCGACGACGAGCGCGTGGGCGCTCCGCACACTGCCGTCGATCTGGTCGGCGGCTCCGGCGAGACCGTCGTCGCTTCGAACTGGGGAACCGTGGCGCTGGTCGGACAGGCACCCAACGGAAAATTCGTCGCCATCGACCATGGCCTGGGCCTCTACACGTTCTACTCGGGCCTTGGTGAGGTCGCGGTGGAGCAGGGGCGCTCCGTCAATGGCGGGACCGCCATCGGACGCATGCCCCAGGAACGATCGGTGCTGCACTTCGGCGCGCGCCTGGGCGGAGCGCACGTCGATCCCATCACGCTGCCGGGCATCGACCTGAAGGTCCCGGATCTGCCCGCGGAAGCGCGCCGCCAGCCGAAGGAAGAGCGCTTCCGCACCAGTGACTACGACTACTGA
- the xseA gene encoding exodeoxyribonuclease VII large subunit, producing MSIALSDTEEEAPLSVTELVGLIGGTLERDFSHLLVLGEITSFSKASSGHCYFTLADDRSCIECVMWRGDVFRLAFRPEVGDEIVCRGRMGVFGRQGKMQLYITAMKPVGAGAAQKAFEQLRARLHAEGIFDAATKRPLPFLPRTIGLVTSRRGAAVHDILTTLQRRFPGVHVVLSAATVQGATAPRQIVAALSRLAEYGRCDVVIVGRGGGASEDLAAFNDEAVVRAVKAFPVPVVSAVGHEIDVSLCDLAADLRAATPTAAAEAVVPVRADLELDVSTAEHRLRACMRRKLEGLRHRVDAVGGRLRHPAVRIAQVRQSADRLAARMERAMRSNHAQAAAGLAELTAALAHAASDRVDAASHRTRALAAALERAMRSRSGDESRRLTELGSKLDALSPLAVLARGYSLASHADGTLVRGAGEITVGETLQLRFHRGRAAAQVLSREDDKDGDESQ from the coding sequence TTGAGCATCGCGCTCTCCGACACCGAGGAGGAAGCGCCTCTTTCCGTCACCGAGCTGGTGGGGCTGATCGGAGGAACGCTCGAGCGCGACTTCTCGCACCTGCTGGTGCTCGGCGAGATCACCAGCTTCAGCAAGGCCTCCAGCGGCCACTGCTACTTCACCCTGGCCGACGACCGCTCCTGCATCGAGTGCGTGATGTGGCGCGGCGACGTGTTCCGCCTGGCGTTCCGCCCGGAGGTCGGCGACGAGATCGTCTGCCGCGGCCGCATGGGCGTGTTCGGCCGCCAGGGAAAGATGCAGCTCTACATCACGGCGATGAAGCCGGTCGGTGCCGGCGCTGCGCAGAAGGCGTTCGAACAGCTTCGCGCGCGCCTGCATGCCGAGGGCATCTTCGACGCGGCCACCAAGCGGCCGCTGCCGTTTCTTCCGCGCACCATCGGCCTGGTCACCTCGCGCCGCGGCGCCGCGGTGCACGACATCCTGACCACGCTGCAGCGGCGATTCCCCGGCGTGCACGTGGTGCTTTCGGCCGCCACCGTCCAAGGCGCCACGGCACCGCGGCAGATCGTGGCCGCGCTGTCGCGGCTGGCAGAGTACGGGCGATGCGACGTCGTCATCGTCGGCCGCGGCGGCGGCGCCAGCGAAGATCTGGCGGCGTTCAACGACGAAGCGGTGGTGCGCGCGGTCAAGGCGTTCCCGGTGCCGGTGGTGTCGGCGGTCGGTCACGAGATCGACGTGTCGCTGTGCGACCTGGCCGCCGATCTGCGCGCGGCCACGCCCACGGCTGCTGCCGAGGCGGTGGTGCCGGTGCGAGCCGATCTCGAGCTCGACGTCTCCACCGCCGAGCATCGCCTTCGCGCATGCATGCGCCGCAAGCTCGAGGGCCTGCGCCACCGTGTCGATGCGGTGGGCGGACGCCTGCGCCATCCGGCAGTGCGCATCGCGCAGGTCCGTCAGAGCGCCGACCGCCTGGCCGCACGAATGGAGCGGGCGATGCGCAGCAACCACGCGCAGGCCGCCGCCGGCCTGGCCGAGCTGACCGCGGCGCTGGCGCATGCCGCGTCCGACCGCGTCGACGCGGCCAGCCACAGGACGCGTGCTCTTGCCGCCGCTCTGGAGCGAGCGATGCGCTCGCGCAGCGGCGACGAGTCGCGCCGCCTGACCGAGCTCGGCTCGAAGCTCGACGCACTGAGCCCGCTTGCGGTGCTCGCCCGCGGCTATAGCCTCGCCTCCCACGCCGACGGCACGCTGGTGCGAGGCGCCGGCGAGATCACGGTGGGCGAGACGCTGCAGCTGCGCTTCCATCGCGGCCGCGCCGCGGCGCAGGTGCTGTCGCGCGAAGACGACAAGGACGGGGACGAGAGCCAATGA
- a CDS encoding ATP-dependent DNA ligase, with translation MTFPIEPPIEPMLAKLADDIPSGDAFLYEPKWDGFRAIVFRGGPGDVYIQSRDCRPFDRYFPDLHDVFLARLPDGCVLDGEIVMPAAGGLDFDALQLRLHPAASRVAKLAREKPASFVAFDALAAGGESLMERPQQERRQRLEKLLGAIEPPVHVTPVTGDRALAVQWLEQFEGAGLDGVIAKSKDAPYQPGKRAMIKIKHARTAECVVAGFRWHKQGKGLVGSLLLGLYDGKGTLHHVGVTSSFTMDKRRQLAQELEPLRKNAFDDHPWKEWAQAQEGVQRMPGAQSRWSAGKDLSWEPLRIERVCEIKYDHLQGDRFRHAAIFLRWRPDKQPQDCRYDQLEVTTPYELAKVFGASVRR, from the coding sequence ATGACGTTTCCGATCGAGCCGCCCATCGAGCCCATGCTCGCCAAGCTTGCCGACGACATCCCGTCCGGCGACGCCTTCCTCTACGAACCGAAGTGGGACGGCTTTCGCGCCATCGTCTTTCGCGGCGGTCCCGGCGACGTCTACATCCAGAGCCGCGACTGCCGGCCCTTCGACCGCTACTTCCCCGACCTGCACGATGTCTTTCTGGCGCGTCTTCCCGATGGCTGCGTGCTCGACGGCGAGATCGTGATGCCGGCAGCGGGCGGCCTCGATTTCGACGCGTTGCAGCTGCGGCTGCATCCGGCCGCTTCGCGCGTTGCCAAGCTGGCCAGGGAAAAGCCCGCCTCCTTCGTCGCATTCGATGCGCTGGCCGCCGGCGGCGAGAGCCTGATGGAGCGGCCGCAGCAGGAGCGGCGCCAGCGTCTCGAGAAGCTGCTCGGAGCGATCGAGCCTCCCGTGCACGTGACGCCGGTGACCGGGGATCGCGCGCTGGCCGTGCAGTGGCTCGAGCAGTTCGAAGGCGCCGGCCTCGACGGCGTGATCGCCAAGTCGAAGGACGCGCCGTATCAGCCGGGCAAGCGCGCGATGATCAAGATCAAGCACGCTCGCACCGCCGAGTGCGTCGTCGCCGGCTTTCGCTGGCACAAGCAGGGGAAGGGGCTGGTGGGCTCGCTGCTGCTCGGTCTCTACGACGGCAAGGGCACGCTGCATCACGTCGGCGTCACCTCGTCGTTCACCATGGACAAGCGCCGTCAGCTCGCGCAGGAGCTCGAGCCGCTGCGAAAGAACGCCTTCGACGATCATCCCTGGAAGGAGTGGGCGCAGGCGCAGGAAGGCGTCCAGCGCATGCCCGGCGCGCAGAGCCGCTGGAGCGCCGGCAAGGACCTGTCGTGGGAGCCTCTGCGCATCGAGCGTGTGTGCGAGATCAAATACGATCACCTCCAGGGCGATCGCTTCCGCCACGCCGCGATCTTCCTGCGCTGGCGTCCGGACAAGCAGCCGCAGGACTGCCGCTACGACCAGCTCGAGGTCACGACTCCTTACGAGCTCGCGAAGGTGTTCGGCGCTTCGGTGCGGCGCTAG
- a CDS encoding farnesyl diphosphate synthase has product MSAPAAPPAAIARLTRLLEDVLDEAVPALPAGDAAARSGEQNAGHAAAAASAETFGVARLAESMRYSLRTPGKRIRPLLFLATAEALGADAAALVRFAAGLEMIHAYSLIHDDLPAMDDDDLRRGLPTNHVLFGDGMAILAGDALLTEAFLMMAAPVADPVLQLRVIGEVARAAGREGMVGGQAADLMAEGIAGDAALLQAIHKRKTGALLRCSVRAAAMLAGAVDAELEALTEFGERFGLSFQIADDIKDEVAPTEITGKRVGGDRQSDKTTYPSVYGIERSRELLRIELAAALRALRRLNRDTSVLEALAQDSVSPAMTATARADAAGGGA; this is encoded by the coding sequence GTGAGCGCGCCGGCGGCGCCGCCGGCCGCCATCGCACGGCTGACGCGGCTGCTCGAAGACGTGCTCGACGAAGCGGTGCCCGCATTGCCCGCCGGCGACGCCGCCGCGCGCAGCGGCGAGCAGAACGCCGGCCACGCCGCTGCCGCCGCCTCCGCCGAAACCTTCGGCGTCGCGCGCCTCGCCGAGTCGATGCGCTACTCGCTTCGCACGCCGGGCAAGCGCATCCGACCGCTCCTGTTCCTGGCCACCGCCGAGGCGCTCGGCGCCGACGCCGCTGCGTTGGTGCGGTTCGCCGCCGGCCTCGAGATGATTCACGCCTACTCGCTCATCCACGACGATCTGCCCGCGATGGACGACGACGACCTGCGGCGCGGCCTGCCCACCAATCACGTCCTGTTCGGCGACGGCATGGCGATCCTGGCCGGCGACGCGCTGCTTACCGAAGCGTTCCTCATGATGGCCGCGCCGGTGGCGGATCCGGTGCTGCAGCTGCGCGTCATCGGGGAGGTCGCGCGCGCGGCCGGCCGCGAAGGGATGGTCGGAGGGCAGGCGGCGGATCTGATGGCCGAAGGCATCGCCGGGGATGCGGCGCTGCTCCAGGCCATCCACAAGCGCAAGACCGGCGCGCTGCTTCGCTGCTCGGTGCGCGCGGCGGCGATGCTTGCGGGCGCCGTCGATGCGGAGCTGGAGGCGCTGACGGAGTTCGGCGAGCGCTTCGGGCTGAGCTTCCAGATCGCCGACGACATCAAGGACGAGGTGGCGCCCACCGAGATCACCGGCAAGCGTGTCGGCGGCGACCGCCAGAGCGACAAGACGACCTATCCCTCCGTGTACGGCATCGAGCGCTCGCGCGAGCTCTTGCGCATCGAGCTCGCTGCCGCGCTGCGGGCCTTGCGGCGGCTGAATCGCGACACGTCCGTGCTCGAGGCGCTGGCGCAGGACTCGGTGTCGCCGGCCATGACGGCCACCGCGCGCGCCGATGCCGCCGGCGGCGGAGCCTGA
- a CDS encoding glutathione S-transferase family protein, whose amino-acid sequence MVTLYQFEISPFCDKVRRILQYKGVEYEVREISMQEAVTKIRKVNKVGKLPAIEHDGKSLGDSTDIAYYLEEKFPDPPLIPDDARERGLVHALEDWADESLYFYEVFLRFTLGHNAEKWVPILCAKDTEIVRRAGRFLVPRHMKAILVKQGLGRKSRKQVFADVRRHFDSLTGMLQGREWLVGTSMTLADIAVYAQFACICGAKEGAALRAERPVVDEWMKRVDTATAPRAVGHEAACGLGSERVGAA is encoded by the coding sequence GTGGTCACGCTCTACCAGTTCGAGATCTCTCCCTTCTGCGACAAGGTTCGACGCATCCTCCAGTACAAGGGGGTCGAGTACGAGGTGCGCGAGATCTCGATGCAGGAGGCCGTGACCAAGATTCGCAAGGTCAACAAGGTCGGCAAGCTTCCGGCCATCGAGCACGACGGCAAGAGCCTCGGCGATTCGACCGACATCGCCTACTACCTCGAAGAGAAATTCCCCGACCCTCCCCTGATCCCCGACGACGCGCGCGAGCGCGGCCTCGTCCATGCGTTGGAGGACTGGGCCGACGAGAGCCTGTACTTCTACGAAGTGTTCCTTCGCTTCACTCTCGGACACAACGCCGAGAAGTGGGTGCCGATCCTATGCGCCAAGGACACCGAGATCGTGCGCCGCGCCGGCCGGTTCCTCGTGCCGCGTCACATGAAGGCGATCCTCGTCAAACAGGGACTCGGGCGGAAGAGCCGCAAGCAGGTGTTCGCCGACGTGCGCCGGCATTTCGATTCGCTGACCGGCATGCTGCAGGGACGTGAGTGGCTCGTGGGCACCTCGATGACGCTCGCCGACATCGCCGTTTACGCGCAGTTCGCGTGCATCTGCGGCGCCAAGGAAGGCGCGGCGCTGCGCGCGGAGCGGCCGGTCGTCGACGAGTGGATGAAGCGTGTCGATACGGCGACCGCCCCGCGAGCCGTCGGCCACGAGGCCGCCTGCGGCCTCGGCAGCGAGCGCGTCGGCGCGGCCTGA
- the rpoZ gene encoding DNA-directed RNA polymerase subunit omega gives MARVTVEDCLEKVPNRFLLTTVAVRRAKQLLRGARPLVETDNKEIVTALREVAAGTVKQIESEPGS, from the coding sequence ATGGCAAGAGTAACCGTAGAAGATTGCTTAGAAAAGGTTCCGAACCGGTTCCTTCTCACGACCGTCGCCGTGCGCCGGGCCAAGCAGCTCCTGCGCGGCGCGCGGCCCCTCGTGGAGACCGACAACAAAGAGATCGTCACGGCGCTGCGCGAAGTGGCCGCCGGCACGGTCAAGCAGATCGAGAGCGAGCCCGGGAGCTGA
- the ligD gene encoding non-homologous end-joining DNA ligase produces MPKKAEAEIIDVSGRQVAITNPQKILFPDAGCTKLDLVQYYLSVADGALRGAGGRPNVLVRYPNGIGEEFFFQKRAPQARPEWLDVVTLSFPSGRTAEEIVPRDAAALAWMANLACIELHPHPVRAEDLDHPDELRIDLDPVPGVEWAQIVEVARVVRETLADFSLVGWPKTSGSRGIHVNVRLHPRWPFDDVRRAAVAFAREVERRAPAIATSKWWKEERHGVFLDYNQNAKDRTVASAYSVRPRPDARVSAPLSWDEIDSCDPADFTLKTMPQRHASIGDRHADIDAHPCSLDALLELSERHARDGLRDAPWPPHYKKQEGEPPRVQPSKSRASATSTAGRRAPRHPLLEIGRAWNKEAALEGLERWKQRHAEAAAYLQPADVLVDAMRGKSSTWTRVRINLQHVPPGLRPKQEALDPDEEVAEGKPPSAAPKRRTPSRARKES; encoded by the coding sequence GTGCCGAAGAAAGCCGAGGCCGAGATCATCGACGTCAGCGGACGGCAGGTCGCGATCACGAATCCGCAGAAGATCCTGTTTCCCGACGCCGGCTGCACCAAGCTCGACCTGGTGCAGTACTATCTGTCGGTCGCCGACGGCGCGCTTCGCGGAGCGGGCGGAAGACCCAACGTGCTGGTGCGGTATCCGAACGGCATCGGCGAGGAGTTCTTCTTCCAGAAGCGGGCGCCGCAGGCGCGGCCCGAGTGGCTCGACGTCGTCACGCTCAGCTTCCCGTCCGGCCGCACCGCCGAGGAGATCGTGCCGCGCGATGCGGCCGCCCTTGCATGGATGGCGAACCTCGCCTGCATCGAGCTGCATCCGCACCCGGTGCGCGCCGAGGATCTCGATCATCCCGACGAGCTGCGCATCGATCTGGACCCCGTGCCGGGCGTGGAGTGGGCGCAGATCGTCGAGGTCGCGCGCGTCGTGCGCGAGACGCTGGCCGACTTCTCGCTGGTGGGGTGGCCCAAGACGTCGGGATCGCGCGGCATCCACGTCAACGTGCGCCTGCATCCGCGCTGGCCATTCGACGACGTGCGGCGTGCTGCGGTCGCGTTCGCGCGAGAGGTCGAGCGGCGCGCGCCGGCCATCGCTACCAGCAAATGGTGGAAGGAAGAGCGTCACGGCGTCTTTCTCGACTACAATCAGAATGCCAAGGACCGCACCGTCGCCTCCGCGTATTCGGTGCGGCCGCGTCCCGACGCACGCGTTTCGGCGCCGCTGTCGTGGGACGAGATCGACAGCTGCGATCCGGCCGACTTCACGCTGAAGACGATGCCGCAACGCCACGCGAGCATCGGCGATCGCCATGCCGACATCGACGCGCACCCGTGCTCGCTCGATGCGCTGCTCGAGCTGTCGGAGCGGCACGCGCGCGATGGCCTCCGCGATGCCCCGTGGCCTCCGCACTACAAGAAGCAGGAAGGAGAGCCGCCGCGCGTGCAGCCGTCCAAGAGCCGCGCGTCGGCCACGTCGACGGCGGGCAGGCGCGCGCCCCGGCATCCGCTCCTCGAGATCGGCCGCGCCTGGAATAAGGAGGCGGCGCTCGAAGGGCTCGAGCGCTGGAAGCAGCGCCATGCCGAGGCCGCTGCGTATCTCCAGCCGGCCGACGTTCTGGTCGACGCGATGCGCGGCAAGTCCTCGACCTGGACGCGCGTGCGGATCAACCTGCAGCATGTGCCGCCCGGGCTGCGGCCGAAGCAGGAGGCGCTCGATCCGGACGAAGAGGTTGCGGAGGGAAAGCCGCCTAGCGCCGCACCGAAGCGCCGAACACCTTCGCGAGCTCGTAAGGAGTCGTGA
- a CDS encoding TlyA family RNA methyltransferase, protein MALGLVASRAEAAPLFLAGLVYEGTRRIEKAGDMVAAGAALSVRERARFVSRGGTKLDAALERFGVDVQGATCLDAGCSTGGFTHCLLERGAARVYAVDVGYGQFAWELRRDPRVVLMERTNIRSVDPQSLSPAPSIVVADLSFVSLRSVMPFLAALAAPGGALIMLVKPQFEVEARHLENGIVRSEEARRQALADVEASAAACGLQVRGSIPSPIQGAEGNVEYLLAADKSGVRSCI, encoded by the coding sequence ATCGCGCTCGGGCTGGTTGCCTCGCGCGCCGAGGCCGCGCCGCTCTTTCTCGCCGGCCTCGTCTACGAAGGCACGCGGCGCATCGAGAAGGCGGGCGACATGGTGGCGGCCGGCGCCGCGCTCAGCGTGCGCGAGCGTGCGCGGTTCGTCTCGCGAGGCGGCACCAAGCTCGACGCCGCGCTCGAGCGATTCGGCGTCGACGTGCAGGGAGCCACGTGCCTGGATGCTGGCTGTTCCACCGGCGGGTTCACGCACTGCCTGCTCGAGCGCGGCGCAGCGCGCGTCTACGCAGTCGACGTCGGCTACGGCCAGTTTGCGTGGGAGCTGCGCCGCGATCCGCGCGTGGTGCTGATGGAGCGTACCAACATTCGCTCGGTCGATCCCCAATCGCTCTCGCCGGCGCCGTCCATCGTCGTTGCCGACCTGTCGTTCGTCTCGCTGAGGAGCGTGATGCCGTTCCTTGCCGCGCTGGCGGCGCCGGGCGGCGCGCTGATCATGCTGGTCAAGCCGCAGTTCGAGGTGGAGGCGCGGCATCTGGAGAACGGCATCGTCCGAAGCGAGGAGGCGCGGCGGCAGGCGCTGGCCGACGTCGAGGCCAGCGCCGCAGCGTGCGGCCTGCAGGTGCGCGGCAGCATCCCCTCGCCGATCCAGGGCGCCGAAGGCAACGTGGAATATCTCCTCGCCGCGGATAAGAGTGGGGTCAGGTCTTGCATTTGA
- a CDS encoding exodeoxyribonuclease VII small subunit codes for MATHEKKEHETGFEEAMAELEEVVRKLEAGDIALEESLRAFERGVSLVRLLHERLDGVQARIEELTRASGEEARQSGARLVLRPFEDEGEDES; via the coding sequence ATGGCGACGCACGAGAAGAAGGAGCACGAGACCGGCTTCGAGGAGGCGATGGCCGAGCTCGAGGAGGTCGTGCGCAAGCTCGAGGCCGGAGACATCGCGCTCGAGGAATCGCTGCGCGCATTCGAGCGCGGCGTCTCGCTCGTGCGCCTGCTGCACGAGCGACTCGACGGCGTGCAGGCGCGCATCGAGGAGCTGACGCGCGCATCCGGTGAAGAGGCGCGACAGAGCGGCGCCAGGCTGGTGCTGCGACCGTTCGAAGACGAAGGCGAGGACGAGTCGTGA